From a region of the Thermus caldilimi genome:
- a CDS encoding histone deacetylase family protein yields MRAYTTAHLKVDLPQGHPFPFYKYPGVAEALKDLLAILPAPEVPKEALLLAHRPEYVEKLFTEGLSRQESLRLGLPFSPSLLRRALFAAGGTLTAARDALELGLGLNLSGGTHHAYPDRAEGYSLFNDVAVAVAWLRREGFSGRVLVVDLDAHQGNGTAVFFQEDPTVFTLSLHGERNYPLRKERSDLDVGLSDGIGDGAYLYALDEALEVAQAFRPELVFYNAGVDVLKGDRFGRLALSLEGVRKRDERVFRMVKTLGVPLVVVMGGGYNRDPRLTVEAHAETYRLALSSLA; encoded by the coding sequence GTGCGGGCCTATACCACCGCCCACTTGAAGGTGGACCTTCCCCAGGGCCATCCCTTCCCCTTCTACAAGTACCCGGGGGTGGCGGAAGCCTTGAAGGACCTTCTTGCCATCCTGCCCGCCCCCGAGGTGCCGAAGGAGGCCCTTCTCCTCGCTCACCGTCCGGAGTACGTGGAAAAGCTCTTCACCGAGGGGCTTTCCCGCCAGGAGTCCTTGCGCCTGGGCCTGCCCTTTAGCCCAAGCCTCCTCAGGCGGGCCCTCTTTGCGGCGGGAGGAACGCTGACTGCCGCCAGGGATGCCCTGGAGCTGGGCCTTGGCCTGAACCTCTCCGGGGGCACCCACCATGCCTACCCCGACCGGGCCGAGGGGTATAGCCTCTTCAACGACGTGGCGGTGGCCGTGGCCTGGCTCAGGCGGGAGGGCTTTTCGGGCCGGGTTTTGGTGGTGGACCTGGACGCCCATCAGGGCAACGGCACCGCGGTCTTTTTCCAGGAAGACCCCACCGTTTTCACCCTTTCCCTCCACGGGGAGCGGAACTACCCCTTAAGGAAGGAGAGGAGTGACCTGGATGTGGGCCTGTCGGACGGCATTGGGGACGGGGCCTACCTCTATGCCCTGGATGAGGCGTTGGAAGTAGCCCAGGCTTTCCGGCCCGAGCTGGTCTTCTACAACGCCGGGGTGGACGTGCTAAAGGGGGACCGCTTTGGCCGCTTGGCCTTGAGCCTCGAGGGGGTACGGAAGCGGGATGAACGGGTTTTTCGCATGGTAAAGACCTTGGGGGTACCCTTGGTGGTGGTCATGGGCGGGGGGTACAACCGCGACCCCCGGCTCACCGTGGAGGCCCATGCGGAAACCTACCGCCTGGCCCTGAGTTCCTTGGCGTAG
- a CDS encoding tRNA (cytidine(34)-2'-O)-methyltransferase gives MLHLVLFQPEIPQNAGNIARTAAALGWPLHLIRPLGFRLSDPRLKRAGLDYWPHVDLRLHDTWEAFWQSLPPGARVWAFSARGDTCLYRVSFQPGDYLLFGPETRGLPPEILARFPGVRIPMPGPVRSLNLAVAVGVAAYEAYRQLHGA, from the coding sequence ATGCTTCACCTGGTCCTTTTCCAGCCGGAAATCCCCCAGAACGCCGGGAACATCGCCCGCACCGCCGCTGCCTTGGGCTGGCCCTTGCACCTTATCCGCCCCCTGGGCTTCCGCCTGAGCGATCCTCGGCTTAAACGGGCGGGCCTGGACTACTGGCCCCATGTGGACCTGCGCCTCCACGATACCTGGGAGGCCTTCTGGCAAAGCCTGCCCCCGGGTGCCCGGGTCTGGGCCTTTAGCGCCCGGGGGGATACCTGCCTCTACAGGGTCAGCTTCCAGCCCGGGGACTACCTCCTCTTTGGTCCCGAAACCCGAGGGCTTCCCCCGGAGATCCTCGCCCGTTTTCCTGGGGTGCGGATTCCCATGCCGGGGCCGGTGCGCTCCTTAAACCTGGCGGTGGCCGTGGGGGTGGCGGCCTATGAGGCCTACCGGCAGCTTCATGGGGCATGA